One Schistocerca cancellata isolate TAMUIC-IGC-003103 chromosome 1, iqSchCanc2.1, whole genome shotgun sequence genomic region harbors:
- the LOC126094384 gene encoding ejaculatory bulb-specific protein 3-like, which translates to MWKAFAPLLILVVATAVPLTSADEGKYSTKYDNVDLDEILNNDRLFNNYIDCLLDDGDERCTPEGKELKGVIPDALQTECSKCNDKQKARVDKVVKFIMDNKKDVFEKLKAKYDPDGTYFEHYERHLKELS; encoded by the coding sequence ATGTGGAAGGCCTTCGCTCCTCTACTCATTCTGGTGGTCGCCACTGCGGTACCACTGACTTCCGCCGACGAAGGGAAGTACTCCACCAAGTACGACAATGTGGACCTGGACGAGATCCTCAACAATGATCGGCTCTTCAACAATTACATTGACTGCCTGCTGGACGATGGTGACGAACGGTGCACCCCAGAGGGTAAGGAACTAAAGGGAGTCATTCCGGACGCCTTGCAGACTGAGTGTTCGAAATGCAATGATAAGCAGAAAGCGAGAGTCGATAAGGTTGTCAAGTTCATAATGGACAACAAGAAGGACGTGTTTGAGAAGCTGAAGGCCAAGTACGACCCCGACGGCACCTATTTCGAGCACTACGAGCGCCATCTGAAAGAACTTTCATAA